A window of Streptomyces gilvosporeus contains these coding sequences:
- a CDS encoding helix-turn-helix transcriptional regulator, producing the protein MPETTAARDTSRRRQELRDFLMSRRARVTPAEAGLPDGGRRRTPGLRREEVAVLAGVGASWYQWLEQGRDITVSPQVLDAVARVLRLSGAERRHLYVLAGLNPPQPHAEYDQDHLCDGLQRLIDAWMPFPAHIMDPYWNTVAHNEAAHLVLGHGRPGVSLNCLVAFFTDPVYRARAASWEANAPLVVAQFRAACSARPGDEGFEAVVRETAERSEEFAELWARGDVLDGGQMHKEMDHPLVGALLFESTQLQVPARPDLTIVLHNPRAGTDTAARLERLTSPQGRRGGMYSVAG; encoded by the coding sequence ATGCCGGAAACCACCGCCGCCCGCGACACCTCGCGCCGCCGCCAGGAACTGCGCGACTTCCTGATGAGCCGCCGCGCCCGGGTCACCCCGGCCGAGGCCGGCCTGCCCGACGGCGGCCGCCGCCGCACCCCCGGCCTGCGCCGCGAAGAGGTCGCCGTCCTCGCGGGTGTCGGCGCCTCCTGGTACCAATGGCTGGAGCAGGGCCGCGACATCACCGTCTCGCCGCAGGTGCTGGACGCGGTCGCCCGGGTGCTGCGGCTCAGCGGCGCCGAGCGGCGGCATCTGTACGTACTGGCCGGGCTCAATCCCCCGCAGCCGCACGCGGAGTACGACCAGGACCATCTGTGCGACGGCCTCCAGCGGCTGATCGACGCCTGGATGCCGTTCCCGGCGCACATCATGGACCCGTACTGGAACACCGTCGCCCACAACGAGGCGGCCCATCTGGTCCTGGGGCACGGCCGTCCCGGCGTCTCCCTCAACTGCCTGGTCGCGTTCTTCACCGACCCCGTCTACCGCGCCCGCGCCGCCAGTTGGGAGGCCAACGCCCCGCTGGTCGTCGCGCAGTTCCGCGCCGCCTGCTCGGCGCGCCCCGGTGACGAGGGTTTCGAGGCGGTCGTACGGGAGACCGCCGAGCGCAGCGAGGAGTTCGCGGAGCTGTGGGCGCGCGGCGATGTCCTCGACGGCGGCCAGATGCACAAGGAGATGGACCATCCGCTCGTCGGCGCCCTGCTCTTCGAGTCCACCCAGCTCCAGGTCCCGGCGCGGCCGGATCTGACCATCGTGCTGCACAACCCGCGCGCCGGGACGGACACCGCCGCCCGGCTGGAGCGGCTCACCTCGCCGCAGGGCCGCCGCGGCGGCATGTACTCGGTGGCGGGCTGA